A genomic region of Oryza glaberrima chromosome 1, OglaRS2, whole genome shotgun sequence contains the following coding sequences:
- the LOC127760965 gene encoding F-box/kelch-repeat protein At3g61590-like, whose product MLAHLMTDVMEDNSSWTALSIDHIRISAFNFGIVSEDNDEGKEFLLSLDTVVPDDILERIFTFLPIVSMIRSTAVCKRWHDIIYSSRFLWTHMLPQRPWYFMFTSNESAAGYAYDPILRKWYDLELPCIDKSSCFVSSSCGLVCFMDNDSRNAISVSNPITKDCKRILEPPGAKFPDYSTIAIKVDRSSHNYTITLAKCKQVPEDYVRWDFSLYKYDSQSSSWVTAVEEVFIGWRGGDDSVICDGVLYCLIHSTGILGNIEPRHSIIMYDLIAGPSKASLMQSSIPAPCSLTCGRLLNLREKLVLVGGIAKQNRPDIIKGIGIWELHKKQWQEVGRMPHKLFQGFGEFDDVFASSGTDDLVYIQSYGATALLAFDTKQKQWKWSAKCPVSKRFPLQLFTGFCFEPRLDITT is encoded by the coding sequence ATGCTAGCACACTTGATGACTGATGTCATGGAAGATAATTCTTCATGGACAGCTCTTTCTATTGATCACATTAGAATTTCTGCATTCAATTTCGGAATTGTCTCCGAGGATAACGATGAAGGCAAAGAATTTTTGCTTTCATTGGACACTGTTGTTCCTGATGATATCCTGGAGAGAATTTTCACGTTTTTACCTATAGTAAGCATGATAAGGTCAACAGCAGTTTGCAAAAGATGGCATGACATTATCTACTCAAGCAGGTTTCTTTGGACCCACATGTTGCCTCAGAGGCCATGGTACTTTATGTTCACTTCTAATGAAAGTGCTGCTGGGTATGCATATGACCCGATTCTCCGCAAATGGTATGATTTAGAGCTTCCATGCATAGATAAGAGCAGTTGCTTTGTCTCTTCTTCTTGCGGATTAGTTTGTTTCATGGACAATGACAGCAGGAATGCCATTTCTGTATCTAATCCTATCACAAAAGATTGTAAGAGAATTTTGGAGCCCCCTGGTGCAAAGTTTCCAGATTACAGTACAATTGCCATAAAGGTAGATCGTTCCTCTCATAATTACACCATTACATTGGCAAAATGCAAGCAAGTTCCAGAGGATTACGTCCGATGGGATTTCTCTTTATACAAGTATGACTCACAGAGTAGTTCATGGGTGACTGCGGTTGAGGAGGTGTTCATTGGTTGGAGAGGGGGTGATGACAGCGTGATATGTGATGGAGTATTGTACTGTTTAATTCACTCCACAGGCATTCTTGGTAATATTGAACCGCGTCATAGCATTATCATGTATGACCTTATTGCTGGGCCTTCTAAGGCGTCACTAATGCAATCGTCGATCCCAGCACCTTGCTCTCTCACCTGTGGACGTCTGCTTAACTTGAGGGAGAAGCTGGTTCTGGTTGGTGGGATTGCAAAACAGAACAGACCTGACATCATCAAAGGAATTGGAATATGGGAACTTCACAAAAAACAATGGCAAGAGGTAGGTCGAATGCCTCATAAATTATTTCAAGGATTTGGTGAGTTTGATGATGTATTTGCTAGCAGTGGCACAGACGACCTTGTCTACATCCAAAGCTATGGTGCAACTGCTTTGCTTGCTTTCGATACGAAGCAGAAGCAGTGGAAGTGGTCCGCAAAATGCCCTGTGAGCAAAAGATTTCCTCTCCAGCTTTTCACTGGCTTTTGCTTTGAACCTCGGCTTGATATTACCACTTAA
- the LOC127786420 gene encoding V-type proton ATPase subunit E-like has protein sequence MNDADVAKQIQQMVRFIRQEAEEKASEISVSAEEEFNIEKLQLVEAEKKKIRQEYERKEKQVEVRKKIEYSMQLNASRIKVLQAQDDLVNSMKEDATKQLLRVSHNHHEYKNLLKELVVQGLLRLKEPAVLLRCRKEDHHHVESVLHSAKNEYASKAEVHHPEILVDHDVYLPPSPSSHDSHERFCSGGVVLASRDGKIVCENTLDARLEVVFRKKLPEIRKLLFGQVTA, from the exons atgAACGACGCCGATGTCGCCAAGCAGATCCAGCAGATGGTGCGGTTCATCCGCCAGGAGGCCGAGGAGAAGGCCAGCGAGATCTCCGTCTCCGCCGAGGAG GAGTTCAATATTGAGAAGCTTCAACTTGTTGAAGCTGAGAAAAAGAAGATCAGGCAAGAATATGAACGGAAAGAGAAGCAAGTCGAAGTTAGAAAGAAAAT TGAGTACTCTATGCAGCTGAATGCTTCTCGCATCAAAGTGCTTCAAGCTCAGGATGATTTGGTTAATTCCATGAAAGAGGATGCTACAAAGCAACTCCTGCGTGTCAGCCACAACCACCATGAATACAAGAACCTTTTGAAAGAACTCGTCGTTCAG GGTTTGCTTCGGTTGAAAGAGCCAGCGGTACTTCTCCGTTGCCGCAAAGAAGACCATCATCATGTAGAATCTGTACTGCATTCAGCAAAGAATGAATATGCGTCAAAAGCAGAAGTTCATCACCCAGAGATACTTGTTGACCACGATGTGTACCTACCGCCTTCTCCAAGCTCTCATGATTCCCATGAGAGGTTTTG CTCTGGAGGTGTTGTGCTGGCTTCTCGAGATGGAAAGATTGTGTGTGAGAACACACTTGATGCCAGGCTGGAAGTTGTCTTCCGCAAGAAATTACCGGAG ATCCGGAAGCTTCTTTTTGGTCAGGTGACGGCATAA